One Chordicoccus furentiruminis DNA window includes the following coding sequences:
- the brxC gene encoding BREX system P-loop protein BrxC, giving the protein MQIKEMFKKSITRDIQGVVIAGQGEKTNIATELEEYVVTPELQRHFADFFSAYAKGINGETTKMGVWISGFFGSGKSHLLKILSYILDNEVVGGKRAIDYFIDDKKITDPMVLADMQLAANTPSDIIIFNIDAKSESDGKSNKDAIVNVFLKVFNNSLGFCGAIPYLADLERKLTEDGKYEQFKETYQRVTGHDWYEERHEFLSRQDGVVDTLIEMGYMSEKAAWNWCDAAIGEYQISIEDFAKRVKSYIDRQGNNHHVVFLVDEIGQYIGDDSKLMLNLQTVTEELGKECKGKAWVIVTSQQDIDSITKVKGNDFSKIQGRFDTRLSLSSANVDTVIKKRILDKTDTAAQTLRLLYEQKATIIKNLIVFNDGVEKKLYANDRDFSEVYPFIPYQFNLLASVLTSIRTHGASGKHLSEGERSMLALFKESAMALKDENVGAIVPFHRFYDALENFLDHSHKGVIIKAYDNSYINPDHKDKDVFAINVLKTLFMIKYVLEIESNIDNITSLMIENIDDDRIEIKGRVEKALKVLMRQMLVQKNGSHYVFLTDEEQEINREIDSQNVEMAEVINKVSEMIYEDIFTDKKYRYPAFNGRYSFSFNQAVDDRPYKASQNFDIGVRVLTPWYEGGNDDLTLRMLSGQKSEVLVVLPNDAAFLDEIRQYLKIEKFLRLNTSTQLAKYETIKEAKRVEMRERNANAKLYLTDSLKEATIYVNGDVARVSAKEVSSRITEALGRLVQTVYNKLSYIDAAMGEAEIRKMFHSTNQLTLGLEGGTDANTHALDDVLQFIATNTHMHMKTSMKTVKDRFMKAPYGFVEDDVHWLVARLFKRGDLAFTVNGASVNQNNKTDEELISFITKKAFVEKLLLEERIRVNEKDKKAVRDVMKELFGTAGVAEDEDSIMKNFQRYAQNTINEILRLEPQYQNYKYPGKKVLDTGKKLMQNVIQLQSPLEFFKYVSQNREDFYDFAEDYEPVKAFFNGEQQQIFTRALDMLAIYDDSKTYIVDEELEKIVAEMRQITKQDKPYPNIPKLPELRSRFMEVYMKILQREEKPVLDAINQAWARVLEVLNTKEYADQKRSKYYDMFREIQDGAEHCNNVSSLRSFADKADALKIRLMNEMDALDRQIAYEKALKAKKEAEEAARKAKEEGKEVEIVTPVPEPVKIKKTKNVTIKNMTNTSSWRLESEQDIDQYLAALRKALIEELEGTDIVNVEF; this is encoded by the coding sequence ATGCAGATCAAGGAAATGTTCAAAAAGTCGATCACCCGTGACATCCAGGGCGTCGTTATTGCCGGACAGGGTGAGAAAACCAATATAGCCACAGAGCTTGAAGAGTACGTAGTAACGCCGGAGCTGCAGCGGCATTTTGCAGATTTCTTCTCTGCATACGCCAAGGGTATCAATGGCGAGACCACCAAGATGGGCGTGTGGATTTCCGGCTTCTTCGGAAGTGGTAAATCTCACTTGCTGAAGATCCTCTCCTACATTCTGGACAATGAAGTTGTCGGCGGCAAGAGAGCCATTGATTATTTCATAGATGACAAGAAGATCACCGATCCGATGGTACTTGCGGATATGCAGCTGGCGGCCAATACCCCGTCTGACATCATCATCTTCAACATTGATGCGAAGAGCGAATCCGATGGTAAATCCAATAAGGATGCTATCGTAAATGTCTTCCTGAAAGTGTTCAACAACTCCCTCGGATTCTGCGGAGCAATTCCGTATCTGGCTGACCTTGAGCGGAAACTCACCGAAGACGGGAAATATGAGCAGTTCAAGGAGACCTACCAGAGAGTGACCGGTCACGACTGGTATGAGGAACGCCATGAATTCCTTTCCAGACAGGACGGCGTAGTGGATACCCTGATCGAGATGGGTTACATGAGCGAGAAGGCCGCCTGGAACTGGTGCGATGCTGCAATCGGGGAATATCAGATCAGCATAGAAGACTTTGCCAAGCGCGTGAAGTCATACATTGACCGTCAGGGCAATAATCATCACGTTGTATTCCTGGTAGACGAGATTGGCCAGTACATTGGTGATGATTCCAAGCTGATGCTAAACCTTCAGACAGTAACGGAAGAACTCGGAAAAGAATGCAAAGGCAAGGCATGGGTCATCGTAACCAGCCAGCAGGACATCGACTCCATCACCAAGGTGAAGGGCAACGACTTCTCCAAGATTCAGGGACGCTTTGATACAAGGCTTTCCCTTTCTTCCGCGAACGTGGATACCGTTATCAAGAAGAGAATCCTGGACAAGACCGATACGGCTGCACAGACCCTCCGCCTGCTGTATGAGCAGAAAGCTACGATCATCAAGAACCTGATCGTATTCAATGACGGTGTAGAGAAAAAGCTGTATGCAAACGACAGGGATTTCTCAGAAGTCTATCCCTTCATTCCTTATCAGTTCAATCTGTTGGCAAGTGTGCTGACTTCGATCCGTACCCACGGTGCATCCGGTAAGCATTTGTCCGAGGGCGAGCGTTCCATGCTGGCTCTGTTCAAAGAGTCCGCTATGGCACTCAAGGATGAAAACGTCGGGGCAATCGTACCGTTCCACCGCTTCTATGATGCGCTGGAGAATTTCCTGGATCACAGCCATAAGGGCGTCATTATCAAGGCTTACGACAACAGTTATATCAATCCGGATCATAAGGACAAGGACGTTTTCGCTATCAATGTGCTGAAGACCCTGTTCATGATCAAGTACGTCCTTGAGATTGAATCCAACATCGACAATATCACCAGCCTTATGATCGAGAACATCGACGATGACCGTATTGAAATCAAGGGGCGTGTTGAGAAAGCCCTGAAGGTTCTGATGCGTCAGATGCTCGTTCAGAAGAATGGTTCCCATTATGTTTTCCTTACCGATGAGGAGCAGGAAATCAATCGTGAGATCGACAGCCAGAACGTTGAAATGGCCGAGGTCATCAATAAAGTATCCGAGATGATCTATGAGGATATCTTCACGGATAAGAAGTACCGCTATCCCGCGTTCAATGGCCGCTACTCCTTCAGCTTTAATCAGGCTGTGGATGACAGGCCTTACAAAGCGAGCCAGAATTTCGATATTGGCGTCCGGGTGCTTACTCCCTGGTATGAAGGCGGCAACGATGACCTGACACTGCGGATGCTCTCCGGTCAGAAGAGTGAAGTGTTGGTGGTGCTGCCCAACGATGCAGCGTTCCTGGATGAAATCCGGCAGTACCTGAAGATTGAAAAATTCCTGCGCCTGAATACGTCTACACAGCTTGCCAAGTACGAAACGATCAAAGAGGCAAAACGTGTGGAAATGCGTGAACGCAATGCGAATGCCAAGCTGTATTTGACGGACAGCCTGAAGGAAGCAACCATCTATGTGAACGGCGATGTTGCCCGCGTTTCCGCGAAGGAAGTTTCTTCACGCATTACGGAAGCTTTGGGCAGGCTGGTTCAGACCGTTTATAACAAGCTTTCCTATATTGATGCGGCTATGGGCGAAGCAGAAATCCGGAAAATGTTCCACTCCACCAACCAGCTGACCCTTGGTCTTGAAGGCGGTACGGATGCCAACACCCATGCGCTGGATGACGTTTTGCAGTTCATCGCTACCAATACCCATATGCACATGAAGACTTCCATGAAGACGGTCAAGGATCGTTTCATGAAAGCCCCCTATGGCTTCGTGGAGGATGATGTGCATTGGCTTGTTGCGCGTCTGTTCAAGCGCGGCGATCTCGCATTCACGGTCAATGGCGCAAGTGTCAATCAGAACAACAAAACGGATGAAGAACTGATCAGCTTTATCACGAAGAAAGCCTTTGTAGAAAAGCTCCTTCTGGAAGAGCGTATCCGTGTCAACGAAAAGGACAAGAAGGCTGTCCGTGACGTGATGAAAGAACTCTTCGGCACTGCCGGTGTGGCAGAGGACGAAGACAGCATCATGAAGAACTTCCAGAGATACGCGCAGAATACCATCAATGAAATACTGCGTCTGGAACCGCAGTATCAGAATTATAAATACCCAGGAAAGAAAGTTCTGGATACCGGCAAGAAGCTGATGCAGAACGTAATTCAGCTTCAGTCCCCGCTGGAATTCTTTAAGTACGTCTCTCAGAACAGAGAAGACTTCTATGACTTTGCCGAGGATTATGAACCGGTAAAGGCATTCTTCAATGGTGAACAGCAGCAGATCTTCACCAGAGCCCTGGATATGCTTGCAATCTATGATGACAGCAAGACTTACATCGTAGATGAGGAACTGGAAAAGATTGTTGCGGAGATGCGGCAGATCACCAAACAGGATAAGCCGTATCCCAATATCCCGAAGCTTCCCGAACTGCGGAGCCGGTTCATGGAAGTATACATGAAGATCCTTCAGCGCGAAGAAAAGCCTGTTCTGGATGCTATCAATCAGGCATGGGCAAGAGTGCTTGAAGTCCTGAACACCAAAGAATATGCGGATCAGAAGCGTTCCAAGTATTACGACATGTTCCGGGAAATCCAAGACGGGGCAGAACATTGCAACAACGTATCCTCGCTCAGAAGCTTTGCGGATAAGGCGGATGCCTTGAAGATTCGTCTCATGAACGAGATGGATGCTCTGGATCGTCAGATTGCCTACGAAAAGGCGCTGAAAGCCAAGAAAGAGGCTGAAGAAGCCGCCCGCAAGGCAAAGGAAGAAGGAAAAGAAGTAGAGATCGTCACACCGGTTCCGGAACCTGTGAAGATCAAGAAGACGAAGAACGTCACGATCAAGAACATGACGAACACCTCTTCCTGGAGACTGGAGAGCGAGCAGGATATTGACCAGTATCTTGCAGCGCTTAGAAAAGCTCTGATTGAAGAGCTGGAAGGAACGGATATCGTAAACGTCGAGTTCTGA
- a CDS encoding SymE family type I addiction module toxin, with product MAKLVSKRTTTTVTEEVELIPAVPGEMKGHRFMKVGGYGTYRGADGKDVGKPQINLNAKWLAEAGFDVGEQIDVEVHENELVIRKLCVQA from the coding sequence ATGGCAAAACTGGTATCCAAGAGAACAACGACAACTGTAACTGAAGAGGTGGAGTTAATTCCGGCAGTACCCGGGGAGATGAAAGGTCATCGTTTCATGAAAGTAGGTGGTTATGGCACCTACCGCGGGGCTGATGGAAAGGACGTAGGCAAACCGCAGATAAACCTGAATGCCAAGTGGCTGGCAGAAGCCGGGTTTGATGTAGGTGAGCAGATAGACGTGGAAGTTCATGAGAATGAACTGGTAATCAGAAAACTGTGTGTGCAGGCATAA
- a CDS encoding sigma factor-like helix-turn-helix DNA-binding protein: MAKNIEWADLTPTEAETLSALEKSGREIFAAPIEIEHREQLETLGITWDQCRTWRIGSEKVTVHLTPADEHTYRFLLGELRTKHRNAYRERRCRVPGKRPGTLVRCPECNRCAECPFPEYRDQHEPDIISRDVMLESGIEAGDNRMMEQLQAKLEYEDIKKLMDKENPIIAQVFEAKNVDGLSAEEIADTLGIKKRNVYYYLDRAKAIGQKYNAE, encoded by the coding sequence ATGGCAAAGAATATCGAATGGGCTGACCTCACCCCGACTGAGGCCGAGACACTGTCCGCACTCGAAAAAAGCGGCAGAGAGATTTTCGCGGCGCCGATTGAAATCGAGCACCGTGAGCAGCTTGAAACCCTGGGCATCACGTGGGATCAGTGCCGCACCTGGCGGATTGGTTCCGAGAAGGTGACGGTTCACCTGACCCCTGCTGATGAGCATACCTACCGGTTCCTTTTAGGGGAACTCAGGACGAAACACCGTAATGCCTACCGCGAAAGACGCTGCAGGGTACCCGGCAAGCGCCCCGGGACGCTCGTCCGCTGCCCGGAATGCAACCGCTGCGCCGAGTGTCCTTTCCCGGAATACAGGGATCAGCATGAGCCGGATATCATCTCGCGGGATGTGATGCTGGAGTCTGGAATTGAGGCAGGCGACAACCGCATGATGGAGCAGCTCCAGGCAAAACTGGAGTATGAAGACATCAAGAAGCTGATGGACAAGGAAAACCCCATCATCGCGCAGGTCTTTGAGGCAAAGAACGTGGATGGGCTTTCCGCAGAGGAGATTGCCGACACGCTCGGCATCAAAAAACGGAACGTGTACTACTACCTCGACAGGGCAAAAGCCATCGGGCAGAAGTACAACGCAGAATAA
- a CDS encoding BRcat domain-containing protein, translating to MGKKAKIEENFLTSSIFTFESYKCTCEETSVSTNISMLPVPAVKLTPDTRMKVYFAFGSKVGLVRLNEDGSIAESNILGKLVAINRNDIRAYFSFFENNGFFFPIATDKSEIIGLNELQFLVGRLQATLELMSTITDMSRTSYERIIRMIFYHLFAPVVSVETKDGKYKYVSDIHQYSKYLETNKDADRAPRLNDTFNNENFSFNDNIAAFSMNADFVDSVLNGTPADSKYQTPLFQNVFTAYCAPRDGKPKTMLFINDFVFHYFYEVGIIDYVDLEKTHYINDEVHKENFTEQLKSAAVRTAKFIIKEEIESNLRRVRPTYNTAILEPAWKIDSLLSALYFGLFYMRPNMETYRRCANPKCGEFFPVPVSSRKKKYCCTACMNRAMAARKRARDKLSETKYE from the coding sequence GTGGGAAAAAAAGCGAAAATCGAAGAAAATTTTTTGACGAGCAGTATATTTACCTTTGAATCATATAAGTGCACTTGTGAAGAGACATCTGTATCTACCAACATCAGCATGCTCCCGGTACCCGCAGTAAAACTGACTCCGGATACCAGGATGAAGGTTTATTTTGCCTTTGGTTCTAAGGTGGGATTGGTCCGGCTGAATGAAGATGGCTCGATTGCTGAAAGCAACATCCTCGGGAAGCTGGTAGCGATCAATAGAAATGATATCAGGGCTTACTTCTCCTTTTTTGAGAATAATGGTTTTTTCTTCCCGATTGCAACAGATAAGTCAGAGATTATTGGACTGAACGAACTGCAATTCCTTGTCGGCCGACTGCAGGCCACGCTTGAACTGATGTCAACGATCACAGATATGTCCCGAACAAGCTACGAGAGAATTATCCGTATGATTTTTTATCACTTGTTTGCCCCAGTTGTCTCGGTTGAAACAAAAGATGGGAAGTACAAGTATGTATCGGACATTCATCAATACAGCAAATACCTCGAAACGAATAAGGATGCTGACCGAGCTCCGCGCTTAAATGATACATTCAATAACGAGAATTTCTCTTTTAACGATAACATTGCCGCTTTTTCAATGAATGCAGATTTTGTGGACTCGGTTCTCAATGGGACACCAGCCGACAGCAAGTACCAAACTCCGCTATTCCAGAATGTGTTCACGGCATATTGTGCGCCGCGTGACGGGAAGCCTAAAACCATGCTGTTCATCAACGACTTTGTTTTTCATTACTTCTATGAAGTTGGAATTATCGATTACGTCGATTTAGAGAAAACACATTACATTAATGATGAGGTCCATAAGGAGAACTTTACTGAGCAGCTGAAGAGCGCAGCGGTGAGGACAGCTAAGTTCATTATTAAGGAGGAGATAGAGTCGAATCTGAGACGGGTAAGGCCAACGTATAACACGGCTATACTGGAGCCGGCATGGAAGATCGATTCTCTTCTGAGTGCGTTGTACTTTGGTTTGTTTTATATGCGTCCAAACATGGAAACGTATCGGCGTTGTGCAAATCCAAAATGCGGGGAATTCTTTCCGGTACCGGTTTCATCAAGGAAGAAGAAATACTGCTGTACAGCCTGCATGAACCGAGCTATGGCAGCAAGGAAACGAGCCAGGGATAAGCTGAGCGAAACAAAATATGAATAA
- a CDS encoding LlaJI family restriction endonuclease codes for MAIDREHFVIREHCHINQNGDGDRFVGVKADSNNAMIYFPMGYELPAQDDELRRDIKNLFQVLATFTEKTDRVLEMDKFTAPQSVDFPIQAYLNVINYYLDHNGSYYTETETTYKVDKRGKTDWGRTIKTQTPMVQGKSLLYLNQVVRVSTPDLNRLITRIHKYCVYESFERIGWIYTTNTPEQPDITFDKNMFLATLNAKLGSTNNVDDKMLFRSMIAMIEFRDNQTIDKQFYFGTDRFETVWERLIDKVFGVPNKDAYFPHGLWTERFGKNKGKQASALEPDTIMIYGGKFYVLDAKYYRYGILPKYGPGLLPQSSDINKQITYGQFVKNQKTPAGTQVFNAFIMPYNRTNNDFGINSLFGNVAEAVGDWVDHPDSPEIYERVQGIVFDTRYLLKNYDGNHDSDKEELIREIERPFEP; via the coding sequence ATGGCCATAGACCGTGAGCATTTTGTTATTAGAGAACACTGCCATATCAACCAGAATGGAGATGGTGACCGTTTTGTCGGCGTAAAAGCTGACAGCAATAATGCGATGATCTATTTCCCTATGGGTTATGAATTGCCTGCACAGGATGATGAGCTCCGCAGAGACATAAAGAACCTGTTCCAGGTTCTCGCAACGTTCACTGAGAAAACAGACCGAGTCCTTGAGATGGACAAATTCACGGCTCCTCAGTCCGTGGATTTTCCCATCCAGGCATACCTGAATGTCATTAATTATTACCTGGATCACAATGGCAGCTACTATACCGAAACCGAAACAACATATAAGGTTGACAAACGTGGCAAAACAGACTGGGGCAGAACCATAAAAACGCAAACTCCAATGGTTCAGGGGAAGTCTCTTCTCTATCTGAACCAGGTTGTCCGTGTTTCCACCCCCGACTTGAACCGCTTAATCACGCGCATTCACAAGTACTGTGTGTATGAAAGTTTCGAACGAATCGGCTGGATTTATACCACAAATACTCCCGAGCAGCCAGACATCACGTTCGACAAGAATATGTTTCTTGCTACTCTCAACGCAAAACTTGGCAGCACGAATAATGTAGACGATAAGATGCTCTTCCGCTCCATGATCGCAATGATCGAATTCCGGGATAATCAGACCATCGACAAACAGTTCTATTTCGGAACGGACAGATTTGAGACAGTCTGGGAAAGACTGATTGATAAAGTCTTCGGTGTACCAAACAAGGATGCCTACTTCCCTCATGGATTATGGACCGAAAGGTTTGGTAAGAATAAGGGTAAACAGGCAAGTGCTCTCGAACCCGACACCATAATGATTTACGGTGGGAAGTTCTATGTACTTGATGCAAAATACTATCGTTACGGAATACTCCCGAAATACGGTCCTGGGCTTCTGCCACAGTCCTCTGATATAAACAAGCAGATCACGTATGGCCAGTTTGTAAAAAATCAGAAGACCCCCGCCGGCACTCAGGTGTTCAATGCATTTATCATGCCATATAACCGCACGAACAATGACTTCGGCATCAACAGCCTCTTTGGGAATGTCGCTGAAGCTGTCGGGGACTGGGTGGACCATCCGGATAGTCCCGAAATCTACGAACGGGTTCAGGGCATAGTGTTTGATACCCGTTATTTGCTTAAGAACTATGACGGGAATCATGATTCCGACAAGGAGGAACTGATTCGGGAAATTGAGCGTCCATTTGAACCATAA
- a CDS encoding McrB family protein has protein sequence MFSDLTAADIQPPALDSDIPEIVLSETMQSRLQAIFEKEESYARVYGATSVVKPDSNNVFFSNQWFYLAVVCKKYAQALYPYCKFFDLRIRNNQDIIKDLASGRTDNDQFSALFDNDEDKDRMLKFIQADPDFRPGKALLNIRDGNKVTTRSCKDIFGSCVLKKIAVPDASSGYLGNVIYYLAEYGDVYDDLETELLAFMKEYQSKAGNEADSVTANAAHYDERRIKGGTNIILYGVPGAGKSWTIKHEYCDNEDRMERLVFHPDYTYSDFVGQILPKVSDDGSVSYEFSAGPFTKLVRKAYINPEKMYYLVIEEVNRGNAPAIFGDVFQLLDRDKDGNSEYEITNADIAKIVYLDDSHKVSIPSNMCILCTMNTSDQNVFTLDTAFQRRWSMRLIRNRFHDEEDERRFAGTKILDTDVTWEHFFTEINNFILGKNIRMTSSEDKRLGTHFVSEEDLAVGDGSERQISRFPEKVLKYLWDDAFKFTKEDVFDLEKVKSLEDVIDLFVTSQGNSRFLVFKENIYNSLVPKSNS, from the coding sequence ATGTTTTCAGATTTAACAGCTGCTGATATTCAGCCCCCTGCTTTGGATAGTGATATACCTGAAATAGTTTTATCCGAAACAATGCAAAGCCGCCTTCAGGCAATATTTGAAAAAGAAGAAAGCTATGCAAGAGTATACGGAGCCACCTCTGTTGTAAAGCCTGATAGCAACAATGTATTTTTCTCTAACCAGTGGTTCTATCTTGCTGTCGTGTGTAAGAAATATGCACAGGCTTTATATCCATATTGTAAATTCTTTGACTTGAGAATTCGAAATAATCAGGACATCATAAAAGATCTGGCTTCTGGAAGAACTGACAACGACCAGTTTTCTGCATTATTTGATAACGATGAAGACAAAGATCGTATGCTGAAGTTCATCCAGGCTGATCCTGATTTCAGGCCCGGCAAAGCACTTCTTAACATCAGAGACGGGAACAAAGTGACAACTCGTTCCTGCAAGGATATTTTTGGTTCCTGTGTACTTAAAAAAATAGCAGTCCCTGATGCCTCTTCCGGCTACCTTGGAAACGTCATTTACTATCTCGCCGAATATGGTGATGTGTATGATGACCTTGAGACTGAGCTATTAGCCTTCATGAAGGAATATCAAAGTAAGGCCGGAAATGAAGCAGATTCCGTAACAGCGAATGCCGCACACTACGACGAACGAAGAATCAAAGGTGGAACTAATATTATTCTATATGGTGTCCCCGGCGCAGGCAAATCTTGGACTATCAAACATGAATACTGCGATAATGAAGATCGCATGGAGCGTCTGGTCTTTCATCCTGATTACACATATTCTGATTTCGTCGGCCAGATTCTTCCCAAGGTTTCTGATGATGGTAGCGTAAGCTATGAATTCTCAGCAGGCCCCTTTACAAAGCTGGTTCGTAAAGCTTATATCAACCCCGAAAAGATGTATTACCTGGTTATCGAGGAAGTGAACCGCGGCAACGCTCCGGCCATTTTCGGAGATGTATTTCAACTGCTTGACCGCGACAAGGACGGTAACAGCGAATATGAAATCACCAATGCTGACATAGCAAAAATCGTATATTTGGATGACAGCCACAAGGTATCAATTCCGTCGAACATGTGCATTCTCTGCACCATGAATACAAGTGACCAGAATGTTTTCACTTTGGACACGGCTTTTCAGCGCAGATGGAGTATGCGACTGATCAGGAACAGATTCCACGATGAAGAGGATGAGAGACGATTTGCCGGGACAAAGATCCTTGATACCGATGTAACATGGGAGCATTTCTTTACCGAGATTAACAATTTCATCCTCGGCAAAAACATAAGGATGACGTCCTCCGAAGATAAGCGTCTTGGCACCCATTTCGTTTCAGAGGAGGATCTTGCTGTCGGCGATGGCAGCGAACGGCAAATCAGCCGTTTTCCCGAAAAGGTGCTGAAGTACCTGTGGGATGACGCCTTCAAATTTACCAAGGAGGATGTATTTGATCTGGAAAAAGTAAAAAGTCTGGAAGATGTTATTGACCTTTTCGTCACATCACAGGGAAACAGCCGTTTTCTCGTGTTTAAGGAAAATATTTACAATTCGCTCGTACCGAAGAGTAATTCATAA
- the dcm gene encoding DNA (cytosine-5-)-methyltransferase — MSISEEIKEKRKQLGLTQKDFADALGMGRNGDRTLRRWENGESTPSTLEYNSIMRFAEAIPFRPAQGDGEFRFIDLFAGIGGIRIPFQELGGKCVFTSEWDKFAQKTYRVNFGEEPQGDITKIEASDIPDFDILLGGFPCQPFSQAGLKKGFSDTRGTLFFEIERILKEKRPKAFLLENVKQLKGHDKGRTLRVILEHLDNLNYYHKYAILRAGDFGVPQNRERIYIIGLDREYFDLPEDYDFEFPEPTYEPTRLGDILEHNVDEKYTISDSLWEGHQRRKKEHQEKGNGFGYSLFNDDSPYTNTISARYYKDGSEILIEQDGKNPRKLTPRECARLQGFPEQFIIPVSDTQAYKQFGNSVAVPVVRAVARRLINVIEELPVR; from the coding sequence ATGAGCATTAGTGAGGAGATCAAGGAAAAGCGTAAGCAGCTTGGCCTTACTCAAAAAGATTTTGCAGATGCACTCGGAATGGGGCGAAATGGCGATCGCACTTTAAGGCGATGGGAAAACGGCGAATCAACCCCATCCACGTTGGAATATAACAGCATAATGAGATTTGCCGAAGCGATTCCTTTCAGGCCAGCTCAAGGAGATGGTGAGTTCCGCTTTATAGATTTGTTCGCGGGAATCGGTGGGATACGTATACCTTTCCAGGAACTGGGAGGCAAATGTGTGTTTACATCTGAGTGGGATAAATTCGCCCAAAAAACATATCGCGTCAACTTCGGCGAAGAACCCCAGGGTGATATCACCAAGATAGAAGCATCAGATATTCCTGATTTTGATATCCTCCTCGGTGGCTTTCCTTGCCAGCCTTTTTCACAGGCAGGTCTAAAGAAAGGTTTCTCAGATACACGCGGAACACTCTTCTTTGAGATTGAACGGATTCTTAAAGAAAAACGACCCAAGGCTTTTTTATTAGAAAATGTCAAGCAGTTAAAAGGCCATGATAAAGGTCGGACTCTTCGTGTGATTTTAGAGCACCTCGATAACCTAAATTACTATCATAAATATGCAATACTTAGGGCCGGGGATTTTGGCGTACCTCAAAATAGAGAGCGCATTTATATTATTGGTTTAGATCGGGAATACTTCGATCTGCCCGAAGATTATGATTTTGAGTTTCCGGAACCAACCTATGAGCCCACCCGTCTTGGCGATATACTCGAGCATAATGTTGATGAAAAATATACAATAAGCGACTCTCTTTGGGAGGGACATCAGCGTCGTAAGAAGGAACACCAAGAAAAGGGAAATGGCTTCGGCTACTCTCTTTTCAACGATGATTCTCCATATACAAATACTATCAGTGCAAGATACTATAAAGATGGAAGTGAAATTCTTATAGAACAGGATGGGAAAAACCCACGTAAACTCACTCCAAGAGAATGTGCCAGATTACAGGGCTTCCCAGAACAATTTATAATTCCCGTCTCTGACACGCAGGCCTATAAACAGTTTGGCAATTCTGTGGCCGTCCCAGTCGTACGGGCTGTTGCAAGAAGATTAATCAATGTTATTGAAGAACTGCCGGTCAGGTAA
- a CDS encoding very short patch repair endonuclease: MADVHSKETRSYNMSRIRGKDTKPEEMVRKYLFSKGLRYRKNDKRFPGHPDIVLPKYNVIVFVHGCFWHLHENCKYARLPSSNVEFWESKLNGNKSRDEKVKTELEKMGWTVLTIWECELKTDKREKTLQTLYEKIVAS, from the coding sequence ATGGCAGACGTTCATTCCAAAGAGACTCGAAGTTATAACATGTCCAGAATCAGGGGAAAAGATACCAAGCCAGAGGAAATGGTAAGAAAGTATCTTTTTTCAAAAGGATTACGGTACCGGAAAAACGATAAAAGATTTCCGGGGCATCCGGATATTGTGCTTCCCAAGTATAACGTCATTGTCTTTGTTCACGGTTGTTTTTGGCATTTACATGAGAACTGCAAATATGCCAGATTGCCATCCTCTAATGTTGAGTTTTGGGAATCAAAACTCAATGGTAACAAAAGTCGAGATGAGAAGGTAAAAACTGAACTTGAAAAGATGGGGTGGACAGTTCTGACGATTTGGGAATGTGAATTAAAGACTGATAAACGCGAGAAGACACTTCAGACTCTCTATGAAAAAATTGTGGCTTCCTGA